In a single window of the Melioribacteraceae bacterium genome:
- a CDS encoding HDIG domain-containing protein: MTNSKSRLNLKTSLRVKVLILILTAVLITMMFPKGESIDSEVTIGSVWIREEIIASTTFEILKDSKQYEKEKERAASSVYPIFLKNNAIQKKYLDSLSTYNQFLLSEFTRTDVLTNRTILSDSSYSLLLSFYKSPLQFPSIRVSSINEVFRTIKDIIPIVYGRGYLNRPLPEIEKDSVTVRDGRFERIFPKSYHFDSVSLNEFITSSFRNIIGNNNRLNEALTEYIMKFCEPNLIYSEKITDQAIQNARERIPRNIGIVNENERIVAKHDRITPEIKLKIDSYRIAKGEEVTFWGRLIQNVGKFFHVLIVFLPFIIYINLFRKKLYNDNLKLILIASIFIFISFLTFLVYQIDVSLPIQYLILLPVCSMLLTIVFDSRVGFYGTVVAALLVGALRGNDYAFAVSNIIAGGLGAYTVRDIKNRTQIYRSLLYILIGYTVSIIAFGLERFDSAEEMLYSFAFASSNALISPVLTYGLIIFIERIFKITTDLTLLELTDFNHPLLQDLARNAPGTFNHSITMATIVETTAKEIDANPLLSKVGAIYHDIGKSLDPYSFVENQINNNNIHEDIKPEQSIKRIFAHVENGISLAKQQNLPQEIIDFIPMHHGTIKMSYFYEKAKELYGEDKINIKDYRYPGPKPNSKETALVMFADACESAVRSLEQADTQKIQNIIVNLIDSRIDDGQIDDTPLTYRDIKKIKDSFLNILVGHHHKRIRYPNQSELETNKSEELG; encoded by the coding sequence ATGACTAATAGTAAATCGAGACTAAATTTAAAAACTAGTCTGCGTGTAAAAGTTTTAATCCTTATTCTTACTGCAGTCCTCATTACAATGATGTTCCCCAAAGGGGAATCCATCGATTCTGAAGTTACAATTGGTTCCGTATGGATACGAGAAGAAATAATTGCATCAACTACTTTCGAAATTTTAAAAGACTCCAAGCAGTATGAGAAGGAAAAAGAGAGAGCAGCTTCATCGGTCTATCCAATATTTCTAAAAAATAACGCGATTCAAAAAAAATATCTCGATTCCCTCTCCACATACAATCAGTTTTTACTAAGTGAATTTACGAGAACCGATGTATTAACAAACCGAACAATTTTAAGTGATTCATCATACTCGTTATTGTTAAGTTTTTATAAAAGCCCACTTCAGTTTCCCTCGATTCGAGTCTCTTCAATTAATGAGGTCTTTAGGACGATCAAAGATATTATTCCTATTGTATATGGACGAGGCTATTTAAACCGGCCATTGCCCGAAATTGAAAAGGATTCAGTTACTGTTAGAGATGGACGATTTGAAAGAATATTCCCAAAATCCTATCACTTTGACAGTGTTTCTTTAAACGAATTTATAACTTCAAGTTTTAGAAATATTATTGGTAATAATAATAGATTAAATGAGGCTCTAACTGAATATATAATGAAGTTTTGTGAACCTAATTTAATTTACAGTGAAAAAATAACTGATCAAGCAATCCAAAACGCAAGAGAAAGAATTCCCCGCAACATTGGTATTGTTAATGAAAATGAGAGAATTGTCGCAAAGCATGACCGAATAACACCCGAAATAAAATTAAAAATTGATTCGTATAGAATTGCAAAAGGGGAAGAGGTTACGTTTTGGGGAAGACTTATTCAAAATGTTGGAAAATTTTTTCATGTTCTTATTGTTTTTCTGCCTTTCATAATATATATCAACTTATTCCGAAAGAAACTCTATAATGATAATCTTAAGCTTATTTTAATTGCCAGCATTTTCATTTTTATATCATTCCTAACTTTTCTTGTTTATCAAATAGATGTTTCTCTGCCGATCCAGTATTTAATTTTACTTCCTGTGTGTTCTATGCTGCTTACAATAGTTTTTGACAGCAGAGTTGGATTTTACGGCACTGTTGTAGCCGCATTACTCGTTGGCGCTCTTCGTGGTAATGATTATGCATTTGCGGTTTCAAATATTATTGCCGGAGGTTTAGGCGCCTATACTGTTAGAGATATTAAGAATAGAACACAAATTTATAGATCGCTCCTATATATATTGATTGGATATACTGTAAGTATTATTGCTTTCGGATTGGAAAGATTCGACTCAGCTGAGGAGATGCTCTACAGTTTCGCTTTTGCTTCTTCCAATGCTTTAATTAGTCCCGTACTTACTTATGGTCTGATTATTTTTATCGAACGTATATTTAAAATAACTACTGATCTTACTTTGCTGGAATTAACCGATTTCAATCATCCACTACTTCAGGATTTAGCAAGAAACGCACCTGGAACTTTTAATCATTCCATTACGATGGCCACTATTGTTGAAACCACCGCAAAAGAGATAGATGCTAATCCATTATTGAGTAAAGTTGGCGCAATCTATCATGATATAGGTAAGAGTTTAGACCCTTATAGTTTTGTAGAGAATCAAATCAATAACAATAATATTCACGAGGATATAAAACCTGAGCAGAGTATTAAGAGAATTTTTGCTCATGTCGAAAATGGCATCTCTCTTGCCAAACAGCAAAATCTTCCGCAGGAGATCATCGACTTTATTCCGATGCATCATGGTACAATAAAAATGAGCTATTTCTATGAGAAAGCTAAAGAATTGTATGGGGAAGATAAGATAAACATTAAAGATTATAGATATCCTGGACCCAAGCCAAATAGTAAGGAAACTGCGCTTGTAATGTTTGCTGATGCTTGCGAATCCGCTGTCCGTTCACTTGAGCAAGCTGATACACAAAAAATTCAAAATATAATAGTTAACTTGATCGACAGCAGAATTGATGATGGTCAAATAGATGATACGCCGCTCACTTATCGTGATATAAAGAAAATAAAGGACTCCTTCCTAAATATTCTCGTTGGACATCATCATAAGAGAATCCGGTACCCTAATCAAAGTGAATTAGAAACAAATAAATCTGAAGAACTTGGCTGA
- a CDS encoding HAD family hydrolase, which produces MNGPEILKNIKAVIFDLDGTLIDDSDRINDETKSLIRALAKKDVVFSIATGRILSAVTYHADDLGITAPLITLDGTLIQRSLDHPIIFQSCLKETIVKRALKLADKFLLKVALCHNSAVYFTEDNSSVPELVEKFGAKYKQVDSYDNYLENTLEVILVSDTQKNIKQVASKMTFPYTFGIKASYYKSNRHGGIYLLEVRNLKCNKGYGLKRLLKHLKISINNTAVVGDWYNDKAMFDTEALKIAVNNAVPEIKRLADYVTEKSNNDGGVNEFLKMLLDAKS; this is translated from the coding sequence ATGAATGGTCCCGAAATCTTAAAAAATATCAAAGCTGTTATTTTCGATCTGGACGGTACATTGATAGATGATAGCGATAGAATTAATGATGAAACAAAATCATTAATTAGAGCTTTGGCAAAGAAGGATGTGGTGTTTTCTATTGCTACCGGAAGAATTTTAAGCGCTGTAACTTATCATGCCGATGATTTGGGCATTACTGCGCCCCTTATTACACTTGATGGCACATTAATACAAAGAAGTTTGGATCACCCCATCATATTCCAATCATGTTTAAAAGAAACCATTGTAAAAAGAGCATTAAAATTGGCAGATAAATTTTTGCTAAAAGTCGCTCTCTGCCACAATTCAGCAGTTTACTTTACAGAAGATAATTCTTCAGTGCCCGAATTAGTTGAAAAATTTGGTGCCAAGTATAAGCAGGTTGATTCTTATGATAATTATTTAGAGAATACATTAGAAGTTATCTTAGTTAGTGATACTCAAAAAAATATAAAGCAAGTAGCTTCAAAAATGACTTTCCCTTATACTTTTGGAATTAAGGCATCTTATTATAAATCGAACAGACATGGGGGAATTTATTTACTTGAAGTTCGAAATCTAAAATGCAATAAAGGTTATGGATTAAAACGACTATTAAAACATTTGAAAATAAGTATAAATAACACAGCGGTAGTTGGCGATTGGTATAATGATAAAGCCATGTTTGATACTGAAGCCCTTAAAATAGCCGTTAATAACGCTGTGCCTGAGATAAAAAGACTTGCTGATTATGTGACTGAGAAATCGAATAATGATGGTGGGGTGAACGAATTCTTAAAAATGTTATTAGACGCGAAGAGTTAA
- a CDS encoding STAS domain-containing protein: MSENFNYELKKIGDIAIFKLNEKRFDASIAGFVKGEFTILLHTEDIRKLIIDLSEVEYCDSSGLSSILLAFRIIQANEGQLHLASPTKSVKTLIEISQLDRVLKLNNSVDEALAEINN; the protein is encoded by the coding sequence ATGAGCGAAAATTTTAATTATGAGTTAAAAAAGATTGGTGATATCGCCATTTTTAAATTAAACGAAAAAAGATTTGATGCATCCATCGCCGGATTTGTAAAAGGGGAATTTACTATCCTACTTCATACAGAAGATATAAGAAAATTGATTATAGACTTATCAGAAGTTGAATATTGCGACAGCTCGGGTCTAAGTTCAATTTTATTAGCATTTCGAATAATTCAGGCTAATGAGGGGCAGTTACACCTCGCTTCTCCAACTAAAAGTGTAAAAACTCTAATCGAAATATCACAACTCGACAGAGTATTAAAATTAAATAATTCGGTTGATGAAGCACTAGCAGAAATTAATAATTAA
- the ligA gene encoding NAD-dependent DNA ligase LigA, translated as MSNSASEKILTLRKIIRDHDYKYYILNQPTITDYDYDRLLNELKELENKYPNLITPDSPTQRVGSDLTNEFKNIHHSIPMLSLSNAYSLEELRDFDRRVKDGLSEGSIPEYVCELKIDGVSISINYENGLLKYAATRGDGTIGEDVTQNVKTIRSLPLIVTPKEDLHDILNFEVRGEIYFEKEEFQKLNAEREANGEKLFANPRNSAAGTIKLLDPKQVSKRPLRVFLYYFFTDEYAVQSQDENLKILKKLGFRINENFRVCGTIAEVEEFCNKWEVTRENLPYEIDGVVIKVNSIQHQKNLGNIAKAPKWAVAYKFKPQQKTTLLKNITWQVGRTGAITPVAELEPVLLAGSTISRATLHNPDEIERKNLMIGDFVLIEKGGDVIPKIVSVDFSLRQDSVTKIEIPEQCPVCKGPLVKNVDEVALYCVNRDCPAQLKGKLIHFTSRTAMNIEGLGDSLIETLVDNNFLNTFTDIYDLKSKRELLINLERMGEKRVDNLLTSIENSKSTPFPKVLFALGIRYVGAGAANKLAMHFKSIDKLISASHEEIEAINEIGPRISSSVKDYFSDKENLRIIDSLKKHNINFFIDSEISISNTLEGKSFLVTGTLVKFTRDEIKDAIQKNGGKPVTSLSKKTDYLIVGDNPGSKVQKATELGIPILDEDTFVQMIEGKSNV; from the coding sequence ATGAGCAATTCTGCGTCAGAAAAAATTCTAACTCTTCGAAAAATTATCCGCGACCATGATTACAAATATTACATTTTAAATCAGCCCACAATTACAGATTATGACTATGATAGGTTACTAAATGAACTTAAGGAATTAGAGAATAAATACCCAAATTTAATCACACCAGATTCCCCCACACAAAGAGTAGGCTCCGATCTAACCAATGAATTTAAGAATATTCATCATTCTATTCCTATGTTAAGTCTTTCAAACGCCTATTCACTTGAAGAACTGAGAGACTTTGATAGACGCGTTAAAGATGGTTTGAGTGAGGGGTCAATACCCGAATATGTTTGCGAGTTAAAGATTGACGGTGTTTCAATAAGTATAAATTATGAGAACGGTTTGTTAAAGTATGCCGCTACCAGAGGAGATGGAACGATTGGGGAGGATGTAACTCAAAATGTAAAAACGATTCGCTCATTACCGCTGATAGTTACACCAAAAGAGGATCTCCACGACATTCTGAATTTTGAAGTGCGGGGAGAAATTTATTTTGAGAAAGAAGAATTTCAAAAATTGAACGCCGAGAGGGAAGCAAACGGGGAAAAGTTGTTTGCTAATCCTAGGAATTCCGCTGCTGGTACCATTAAATTACTTGATCCAAAACAAGTTTCAAAACGTCCATTGCGAGTTTTTCTTTATTATTTTTTTACGGATGAATATGCGGTTCAAAGCCAGGATGAGAATCTTAAAATTTTAAAAAAATTAGGATTCCGGATAAATGAAAATTTTAGAGTATGTGGCACAATTGCTGAGGTTGAGGAGTTTTGCAACAAATGGGAGGTAACGAGGGAAAATTTACCTTATGAGATTGATGGGGTAGTTATAAAAGTGAATTCCATCCAACATCAAAAGAACTTGGGTAATATTGCTAAAGCTCCTAAATGGGCTGTTGCCTACAAATTTAAGCCCCAGCAAAAAACTACATTATTAAAAAATATTACATGGCAAGTTGGACGAACCGGCGCAATAACTCCTGTTGCCGAGTTGGAACCAGTTTTATTGGCTGGATCAACAATTAGCAGAGCTACACTTCATAATCCGGATGAAATTGAAAGAAAGAATTTGATGATTGGCGACTTCGTATTAATTGAAAAAGGAGGGGATGTAATTCCTAAAATTGTTTCAGTTGATTTTAGTTTGAGGCAAGATTCAGTCACAAAGATTGAAATTCCTGAACAGTGCCCGGTATGTAAAGGACCGTTAGTGAAAAATGTTGATGAAGTTGCTTTGTATTGCGTTAATAGAGATTGTCCAGCTCAATTAAAGGGTAAATTAATCCATTTCACTTCTAGAACCGCGATGAATATTGAAGGACTAGGGGATTCATTAATCGAAACCCTTGTCGATAATAATTTCTTAAACACCTTTACAGACATTTATGATTTAAAGAGCAAACGGGAATTATTGATAAACCTGGAAAGGATGGGAGAAAAAAGAGTTGATAACTTACTCACTTCAATTGAGAATAGTAAAAGTACTCCCTTCCCAAAAGTACTCTTTGCTCTTGGAATAAGGTATGTAGGCGCAGGTGCTGCTAATAAATTAGCGATGCATTTTAAGTCTATCGATAAACTAATCTCAGCGTCCCATGAAGAAATTGAAGCAATAAATGAAATTGGCCCAAGAATTAGCTCCAGCGTTAAAGATTATTTTTCCGATAAAGAAAATCTGAGGATTATTGATTCCCTTAAAAAACACAATATAAATTTTTTCATTGATTCGGAGATTTCAATCTCAAACACATTAGAGGGGAAATCATTTCTTGTTACCGGTACATTAGTAAAATTTACACGAGATGAAATAAAAGATGCCATACAAAAAAATGGAGGGAAACCGGTTACCTCCCTAAGTAAAAAAACTGATTACCTGATAGTGGGTGATAACCCTGGTTCTAAAGTTCAAAAAGCCACAGAGCTAGGCATTCCAATTCTTGATGAAGATACTTTTGTTCAGATGATTGAAGGTAAAAGCAATGTTTGA
- a CDS encoding helix-turn-helix domain-containing protein, with protein sequence MQSQSLKIFADELKANRELKGISLQQISAKTRIDLKYLSAIESANFGILPDLYIRAFIKEYAHIIELDPQSVIHNFELAQAGSYPPQKEIIVNPQIDEVIPQNSSHENIEKVNAQKLEKDISQEEVTRNKKFTDETQTNKLPESAQQSKNNSKLNYIIGSAILIIGIVVLYFALVYQDNPEIIKEEVTLSDEPSKKFEVIEQAEDVPQPIVNDDSLRIEIKVKQNVWLRVVSDKKELVKRVVLPDEILNYKALTEFSVSIGNAGVGEIIFNGKSIGSLGKIGEIRNIRISKDNIRYLTIPPKKQ encoded by the coding sequence ATGCAGTCACAATCTTTAAAAATATTTGCTGATGAACTCAAGGCGAATAGAGAATTAAAAGGTATTTCACTCCAGCAAATTTCAGCAAAAACAAGAATCGACCTGAAATACTTATCGGCTATCGAATCGGCCAATTTTGGAATTTTACCTGATCTCTACATTCGTGCCTTTATTAAAGAATATGCTCACATTATTGAACTAGACCCTCAATCAGTAATTCATAACTTTGAACTAGCCCAAGCTGGCAGCTATCCTCCGCAAAAAGAAATAATAGTAAATCCCCAAATTGACGAAGTAATTCCTCAGAATTCCAGTCATGAAAACATAGAAAAAGTTAATGCTCAAAAATTAGAAAAAGATATTTCACAAGAAGAAGTTACTAGAAATAAAAAATTTACTGATGAAACCCAGACCAATAAACTACCTGAAAGTGCCCAGCAAAGTAAAAATAATTCCAAGCTAAATTATATTATTGGTTCAGCAATATTGATTATTGGGATTGTTGTACTTTACTTCGCACTGGTTTATCAAGATAACCCAGAAATTATAAAGGAAGAAGTGACATTATCAGATGAACCTTCGAAAAAATTTGAAGTTATCGAACAGGCAGAGGATGTTCCACAGCCAATAGTAAATGATGATAGTCTTCGGATCGAAATAAAAGTAAAACAAAATGTTTGGCTAAGAGTAGTTAGTGATAAAAAAGAACTTGTTAAACGTGTAGTACTTCCAGATGAAATTTTAAATTATAAGGCATTAACAGAGTTTAGTGTTAGTATTGGAAATGCTGGTGTTGGTGAGATAATCTTTAATGGTAAATCGATAGGCAGTTTAGGCAAGATCGGGGAAATCAGAAATATCAGAATATCAAAGGACAATATTAGATATTTAACTATTCCACCAAAAAAACAATGA
- the rsmB gene encoding 16S rRNA (cytosine(967)-C(5))-methyltransferase RsmB, whose protein sequence is METEEESVGLNLYNGVRGHAIKILNRIDRTDAYLDKLLEIEMKNSGLSGPDKALLFEIVHGVTRWLGRIDWILNGFYKGQFSKCIPNVKNAMRVAIYQILFLDKIPDYAAVNEAVDFVKKMQGQKPADLTNAVLRNVIRSKDSIRYPDPNEDLVAYFSAYYSHPSWLVKRWLARYGKEETENLLIANNNRPFHTIRVNGIKTNIDELQKLLKAVDLKFTSGKYLPEFLKLATLTNIVDWEYFQKGYFTIQDESTGIPVKLLDLQKGNRVLDLCAAPGGKTAFIADLLSNTGEIVALDKFESRLKILEKNLTRLGAENVSMKEIDALEYEDESGFDRILIDAPCSGFGTLIKKPDLKWKKDLGDIRKIANIQYQLLVKGSSLLRVGGILVYSTCTTEPEENKDVVKKFLEQHTEFKIIDAKDSVNQILVDEEGYVQTLPSTHGIDGSFAVKLQKIN, encoded by the coding sequence ATGGAAACAGAAGAAGAATCTGTAGGATTAAATTTGTACAATGGGGTTCGGGGGCACGCAATAAAAATTCTAAATAGAATTGACCGGACAGACGCATACCTCGATAAACTTCTTGAAATAGAAATGAAGAACTCCGGTTTATCGGGTCCGGATAAAGCTTTACTTTTCGAAATCGTTCATGGAGTTACCCGTTGGCTTGGTAGGATAGATTGGATTCTTAATGGTTTTTATAAAGGGCAGTTTTCAAAATGTATCCCTAATGTTAAAAACGCCATGAGAGTTGCTATTTATCAAATACTCTTTTTGGACAAAATCCCAGATTATGCTGCTGTAAATGAGGCAGTGGATTTTGTAAAAAAAATGCAAGGACAGAAACCCGCGGATTTAACCAATGCAGTATTACGAAATGTTATTAGAAGTAAAGATTCAATTAGATACCCCGATCCCAATGAAGATTTAGTTGCTTATTTTAGCGCTTATTATTCACATCCTTCTTGGCTTGTAAAAAGATGGTTAGCCCGCTATGGCAAAGAGGAAACTGAAAATCTTTTAATTGCTAATAATAATAGACCTTTTCACACCATTAGAGTAAATGGAATTAAAACTAATATTGATGAATTACAAAAACTTCTTAAGGCGGTGGATCTAAAATTTACATCTGGGAAATATTTACCTGAATTCTTAAAACTTGCGACATTAACAAATATTGTGGACTGGGAATATTTTCAAAAAGGATATTTTACAATTCAAGATGAGAGTACAGGTATTCCTGTAAAGCTATTGGATCTTCAGAAAGGAAATCGCGTACTCGATTTATGTGCCGCACCTGGAGGGAAGACAGCTTTTATAGCAGACCTTTTAAGTAACACTGGTGAAATTGTTGCTCTAGATAAATTTGAAAGCCGCTTAAAAATTCTTGAGAAAAATCTTACAAGACTCGGTGCTGAAAATGTTTCTATGAAAGAAATAGACGCGTTGGAATACGAAGATGAATCTGGATTTGATAGAATACTTATTGATGCTCCATGTTCGGGGTTTGGTACTCTAATTAAGAAACCGGATTTAAAATGGAAGAAAGACTTGGGTGATATTAGAAAAATTGCTAATATTCAATACCAGTTATTAGTTAAAGGTTCGTCTCTTTTACGAGTTGGTGGGATTTTAGTTTACAGCACCTGTACTACTGAACCTGAAGAGAATAAAGATGTTGTTAAGAAATTTTTAGAGCAACATACGGAATTCAAAATTATTGATGCAAAAGATAGTGTAAATCAAATTTTAGTTGATGAAGAAGGTTATGTCCAGACTTTACCAAGTACTCATGGGATTGACGGTTCCTTTGCGGTAAAACTTCAAAAAATAAATTGA